One segment of Rosa chinensis cultivar Old Blush chromosome 6, RchiOBHm-V2, whole genome shotgun sequence DNA contains the following:
- the LOC112172528 gene encoding ABC transporter F family member 4 has protein sequence MVGGGNRRDEGSLVIKNTNVFAALETLRKKKKSDKKSRGTSKDHSGQPKAPEPQVFWAPAPLNAKSWADVDDEDDDDYYATTAPIQPVWGSSQPQPSKHKAANVEESESEEDILDEGDEDEEEHDHEPEAPVQPEPVVKKPAEVPAPPKEAEKQLSKKERKKKELAELEALLADFGVTQKESDSQDESRGVAQDKDSVPNGDAERKENHPAESKSSKKKKKKDKASKDAKESQDQPNNSGVTNGPSEAAGTEQTEEDTSTIDVKERLKKVATAKKKKSTKELDAAAKAAAQEAAARRAKLAAAKKKEKNHYNQQPLR, from the exons ATGGTAGGCGGTGGAAACAGGAGAGACGAGGGCTCGCTCGTCATCAAGAACACCAACGTTTTCGCGGCGCTCGAGActctgaggaagaagaagaagtccgATAAGAAGAGCAGAGGGACCTCCAAGGACCACTCAGGGCAGCCCAAGGCCCCTGAGCCACAGGTGTTCTGGGCGCCTGCTCCCTTGAACGCCAAGTCGTGGGCGGAtgtggatgatgaagatgatgatgactaTTATGCCACCACCGCCCCGATTCAGCCGGTCTGGGGATCCTCTCAGCCTCAGCCGAGTAAGCACAAGGCTGCCAATGTAGAG GAAAGTGAGAGTGAAGAAGATATTCTTGATGAaggtgatgaagatgaggaagagCATGATCATGAACCAGAGGCTCCAGTTCAGCCTGAGCCAGTGGTGAAGAAGCCTGCTGAGGTTCCTGCCCCACCTAAGGAGGCAGAAAAGCAACTTTCAAAgaaggagagaaagaaaaaggaactgGCAGAACTTGAAGCTCTTCTAGCTGATTTTGGAGTTACCCAGAAGGAGAGTGACAGTCAAGATGAATCACGTG GTGTTGCCCAAGACAAGGATAGTGTACCAAATGGAGATGCAGAAAGGAAGGAAAATCATCCTGCAGAGTCCAAAAGctccaagaagaagaaaaagaaggataaAGCTTCTAAGGATGCAAAAGAATCACAGGATCAACCAAACAACTCAGGGGTCACTAATGGACCAAGTGAAGCTGCAGGAACTGAACAGACGGAGGAGGACACATCAACTATTGATGTGAAAGAGAGACTAAAGAAGGTGGCAACtgccaagaagaagaaatctacCAAAGAGTTGGATGCGGCTGCAAAAGCTGCTGCTCAAGAGGCTGCTGCCAGGAGAGCAAAACTTGCTGCAgccaagaagaaagagaagaaccATTATAACCAGCAGCCTCTGCGGTAA